AGGAGTAACTAGAGGCATAGTTGGTAATAGAAGCAATCCTGTGGGTGAACAGAGCAAGACTGCTGTTGAATCAACAAAATCAACTATAAAAAGTGAGTCTATTCCTGAAAAAGCTAGGTGGGTTGCTGAGTATGTGAAAGAAAATAATGGGAAACCGCCCGAAGGGTATGTGGGAGGACGAACTTTCAAGAATAAGGAAGGGAAACTGCCTCAAGGGAATTATAGGGAATATGATGTTGATGCTCGGCCCTTAAAGGATTCAGGGAAGACACGTAATAAAGAACGCATTGTCATTGATCAAGATAATGGAACGGTGTGGTATACTGATGATCACTACGATACTTTTAAGAAACAGGAGAAATAGTATGTCAGAAATACACTTTTTTGAAAACTCTCTCATTGTTGAGGAGCACATGTTTTTAGGATTTATTCAAGCAGGGGATATGAACAAGAGAGAATATCTTGAAACTTTAAAAAAAGCATTTAACATTCCTGATTACTTTAGTTATAATTGGGATGCGTTAGATGAATGCTTAAGTGATTTGGATTGGGACGATATGGATAAGAGAAGATGTTGTTTAGTACTTTATAGTTTGCCAGCAGAGAATAAAGA
This DNA window, taken from Victivallis lenta, encodes the following:
- a CDS encoding barstar family protein is translated as MSEIHFFENSLIVEEHMFLGFIQAGDMNKREYLETLKKAFNIPDYFSYNWDALDECLSDLDWDDMDKRRCCLVLYSLPAENKDCSILKEILESPEIKVEKVFIHSELKDRWMRI